AACTCGACGTTCTCGCGCACTATGATTACCTTCACCACGGTATTCATGGTAGTGCTCGTGCTCTATATTTTTGGCGGCGAAACGCTCCGCTCGTTCTCGTTTGCCATGATTATCGGCATCATCTTCGGCACTTACTCGTCGCTGTTCATCGCCACGCCCATTATCCTCGACACCTACGGGAAGAAGGAAGAGCGCGAGCGCAAAGCTGCCGGCGAAGACGTAACCGGCTTGCCCGGCGATGCGCCCAAGCTGAGCACCGCCTCGGTATAGCAGCGCCTCACCTGCTGATTTCATAAAAAAGCCCGGCCTGGCGGCCGAGCTTTTTTATTGCTCGCTGCTGAAGGGCAGCTTGGCTGCTCAATGGCCAGCCCGTATAGGTTAGCGGCTCATTCGGATGGAGAAAAGCGGCAATCAACGAAAATCACTAATTTTTTGGTCAGCTCAATCCTAGTTTTGACCGTGAACGTAGGTTGGGCCTGCACCGAAAAAGGCTGACTGCCTTCTAGCTAAGCCTTTCCCCGTAAACTACTAAACTACAACTGCCGCTTAGCCGGGTTAAACATCGCTGCTAACTCAGCTGTTATGGGCAACCAGCTACTTAATTAGCTGAATTCGGTTACTTTATACGCTCTAAAAACGCTTCTGTTTGCTACTAATTTTTTACATTCTGTGAAAGTATCTACGCTACTACCAAGCCGTTGGGGGCTAGGGGTTATGTTGTCTGGTTTCGTGCTGCTAGGCGCCTGCTCTTACACCCACGAAGGCATCCCGGCACCGGCATGCCCCTCGCTACCAGCCGCGATTTCGTACAAAACGAATGTGCTGCCTATTCTGCAAGATGAATGCTATCGCTGCCACGATACGCAGCACTACCAGACGCTAGCCCTGGGCACGTTCAACATGGAAAACTTCAACGAGGTGAAGTATTGGTCTACACCGGCCAACGGCCACAACGGCCAGAGCTGGATGATAGGTAATATGCTGGGGGACACCAACAACGGCTTTAAGCCCATGCCCTACGACGGGGTGCATGGCCCCGACGCCTGCCAAATCGCCCTTATCAAAGCCTGGGTTGATGCGGGCGCGCCCAACAACTAATGCGGGCGCACCCGTGCGGCATTTCCACTTCTCCCCTGCCGGTTTGGCCTATGCATAAATTACTACTACGAGCAGGACGGGTGAGTGCGCTGCTAGCCTTCTTGCTGGGGCTGGCCGCCCCCGGCCGGTCCTGGGCGCAGGGCAAGTACATGACCCGGGGTGGGCATATCTCGTTTTTCTCGGCCTCCATCATGGAGGATATTGAGGCCCGCAACGATAAGGTGGCGGCCGTGTTTGATATGGCTACGGGCCAGATTGCCTTTTCGGTGCCCATCCACGAGTTTCAGTTCAAGCGCACCCTCATGCAGGAGCACTTCAACGAGAACTATATGGAGTCGGATAAATTTCCGAAGGCCACCTTCACGGGGCAGCTCCTCAACGCGGCCCAGGTGCTCAAGCAGTTGCCCACTGCCACCCAAACCGTAGAGGCCGAAGGCAACCTCACCATCCATGGCGTTACGCATAAAGCCCTCGTGACGGGCACCCTGCAGCTGCGCGATGGCCAGCTGGTGGTATTCGCCTACTTCAACATTGCGCCGGCCGACTTTTCCATCGACATCCCGCTGCTCGTGCGCGAGCACATTGCCAAGTCGGTGAGCGTGCGCATCAACCTCACCTGCGATGCCGTATCGCCGGCCCTCGTTTCTCAGCCTTAACA
The genomic region above belongs to Hymenobacter sp. BRD128 and contains:
- a CDS encoding YceI family protein gives rise to the protein MHKLLLRAGRVSALLAFLLGLAAPGRSWAQGKYMTRGGHISFFSASIMEDIEARNDKVAAVFDMATGQIAFSVPIHEFQFKRTLMQEHFNENYMESDKFPKATFTGQLLNAAQVLKQLPTATQTVEAEGNLTIHGVTHKALVTGTLQLRDGQLVVFAYFNIAPADFSIDIPLLVREHIAKSVSVRINLTCDAVSPALVSQP